From one Choloepus didactylus isolate mChoDid1 chromosome 24, mChoDid1.pri, whole genome shotgun sequence genomic stretch:
- the LOC119519738 gene encoding olfactory receptor 2G3-like, with protein sequence MGSDNSTSGGGFILVGFSEQPWLERILFVFILIFYLLTLMGNGTIILVSYLDPNLHTPMYFFLTHLSCIDLTHVTCVTPQILFNLRGSDKSISFLGCMVQLLITLGLGGTACILLAMMAYDRYVAICQPLHYFTLMPPQLCWTLANISWFLGFSNSLIHTPITMTLPRCGHHRINHFYCETPPILQLACVDTTNYKKEIMILSSVFLVFPLSLILVSYARIMHNVLRIKTLGGRQKAFGTCGSHLMVVSIFYSSIIYVYVTPKSKLSHDVTKFVALLYNLMPPFMNPIIYTLRNRDVKEAIGKLVMQNSKKRT encoded by the coding sequence ATGGGGAGTGACAATTCCACATCTGGAGGTGGCTTCATCTTGGTGGGCTTCTCAGAGCAGCCATGGCTGGAGAGGATCTTATTTGTGTTTATCTTGATATTCTACCTTCTAACACTCATGGGCAATGGGACCATCATTCTGGTCTCATACCTGGACCCCaatctccacacccccatgtatttcttcctcactCATCTCTCTTGTATTGACCTCACTCATGTTACTTGTGTCACCCCTCAGATATTGTTTAACCTTCGAGGGTCAGACAAATCCATAAGTTTTCTTGGATGTATGGTCCAGCTTCTCATCACCCTGGGTCTCGGGGGCACTGCCTGTATCCTTCTGGCCATGATGGCCTATGATCGCTATGTTGCTATCTGCCAGCCCTTGCATTATTTCACCCTCATGCCTCCACAGCTGTGCTGGACACTGGCCAACATATCCTGGTTTCTTGGTTTCAGCAACTCATTGATCCACACCCCTATCACCATGACCCTTCCCCGATGTGGGCACCACCGGATAAACCATTTCTATTGTGAGACACCACCAATCCTGCAGCTGGCTTGTGTGGACACCACAAATTACAAGAAGGAAATTATGATATTAAGTAGTGtctttcttgtctttcctctctCACTGATCTTGGTCTCTTATGCACGTATCATGCATAATGTTTTGAGGATAAAGACTCTTGGTGGGAGGCAGAAGGCATTTGGGACATGTGGCTCCCATCTTATGGTTGTGTCCATTTTCTACAGCTCTATCATCTATGTGTATGTGACTCCCAAATCAAAGCTCTCTCATGATGTGACAAAGTTTGTGGCACTGCTATATAATCTGATGCCTCCTTTTATGAACCCCATCATCTACACTTTGAGAAATAGAGATGTCAAGGAGGCAATAGGGAAGCTGGTGATGCAGAATTCAAAAAAAAGGACATAG